In one window of Toxotes jaculatrix isolate fToxJac2 chromosome 10, fToxJac2.pri, whole genome shotgun sequence DNA:
- the arhgef37 gene encoding rho guanine nucleotide exchange factor 37, with amino-acid sequence MEVPRRPQPSSFTLALPKPASSALPPLGAVQKVHKKDPVNEKLQEKDGNPENNTFGGETFGAEEESDVFVSVEAPAETSELDDSNASAVDSKLSSQNSFSEESSTSEERLAQEAEEAKKKSEEERAAAKEREAQRQVLAIEELVQSERNYLRLLQVSTVTIRSNLQKLQPPPANLDSMFLYIEDVIDVSSRLLSLLDQKQVQPGDPLFLETLCDSFLSLSADIEAAYKEYLANYNHITVLENSYKQKEGLWNEIVRVIKASAPEVNATSLSFFLVMPVQRIARYPLLLQTIQKHTDQAHPAYSLLEQTAHTSIALNCRINEYKRFREVADKYKKTETLTIKDKIYRLNSHSIAKKTARLSQQIKHETGITPKLVDEEFDALEGFFYVLEHGILELLENVETYLEHLQTFLACKTEEFDFDMDGEKAPICYKEITTALRQWILPTFEKRMRTLIHKPLCSLRDLLVGPRNLIRKRLDKLLDYEVIEAKSNLSYEEQAVANTYRTINTLLLNELPQFNGLALQMIWSMLGTFSCLHKDLASDMEQLFQSFAQQLPHSSLSPGAFWEWAGCAVLEGARKLETLCRSVEDTLNAPAIQPLSPSSQRRLKQLTDKHGSGKIYQVIGAVVGSRDLDLNLAKGELVAMISETDSSGDKRRWLVDAGGRRGYAPPAKLIRYHQPTEDPPPSPHLTLPEGVTGIRRHSYTPESRTLTVSQPYIQVVAAYDFTSRGNHEVSIRAGEPVCVLEPHDKRGNPEWSLVEVRGGQRGYVPSNYLTVMPMGVRPLGFYQPY; translated from the exons ATGGAGGTTCCCAGGAGGCCTCAGCCCTCTTCCTTCACACTGGCTCTCCCTAAACCAGCCTCATCTGCACTGCCTCCCCTTGGAGCTGTACAGAAGGTCCACAAGAAAGATCCAGTGAATGAAAAGCTCCAGGAGAAGGATGGAAACCCAGAGAACAATACATTTGGAGGGGAGACATTCGGTGCAGAGGAAGAgtcagatgtgtttgtgtctgttgaaGCTCCAGCTGAGACCTCGGAGCTTGATGATTCAAACGCTTCCGCTGTGGACTCAAAACTTTCCTCACAGAATAGTTTCTCAGAAGAGAGCTCAACGTCAGAGGAGAGGTTAGCACAGGAGGCGGAAGAGGCcaaaaagaaatctgaagaGGAGCGAGCGGCAGCTAAAGAGAGAGAAGCCCAGAGACAGGTGCTGGCCATAGAGGAGCTGGTCCAGTCTGAGAGGAATTATCTTCGGCTGCTTCAAGTTAGCACCGTGACCATCAGGAGCAACCTGCAGAAGCTGCAG CCTCCTCCAGCCAACCTGGACAGCATGTTTCTCTACATCGAGGACGTGATCGACGTTTCGAGTCGACTCCTCAGCTTGTTGGACCAGAAGCAGGTTCAACCTGGAGATCCTCTCTTCCTGGAGACACTCT GTGATTCGTTCCTCAGCCTGTCTGCAGACATTGAGGCAGCCTATAAGGAATATTTGGCCAACTACAACCACATCACAGTGCTGGAGAACAGCTACAAACAGAAGGAGGGACTCTGGAACGAGATTGTCAGAGTCATCAAGGCCTCAGC GCCTGAGGTTAATGCCACTTCTCTGAGCTTCTTCTTGGTGATGCCAGTGCAGCGGATCGCCCGCTaccccctcctcctgcagaccaTTCAGAAACACACCGACCAGGCTCACCCAGCTTATTCACTCCTGGAGCAGACTGCTCACACCTCTATTGCTTTAAACTGTCGAATCAATGAGTACAAACGCTTCAGAGAAGTTG CTGACAAATACAAGAAGACAGAAACCCTAACCATCAAGGACAAGATCTACCGCCTCAACTCCCACAGCATTGCCAAGAAGACGGCGAGGCTCAGCCAGCAAATCAAACACGAGACTGGAATAACTCCTAAG CTGGTTGATGAGGAGTTTGACGCCCTGGAAGGTTTCTTTTACGTTCTGGAGCATGGGATCCTGGAGCTTCTGGAGAATGTGGAGACATACCTGGAACACCTACAG ACGTTCCTGGCCTGCAAAACAGAGGAGTTTGACTTTGATATGGATGGAGAGAAGGCACCTATTTGCTACAAGGAGATCACTACAGCGCTTAGACAGTGGATTCTTCCTACATTT gagaagaggatgaggacGTTGATCCACAAGCCGTTATGTTCACTGCGTGACCTCCTGGTGGGACCGAGGAACCTGATCAGGAAGAGGCTGGACAAGCTGCTCGACTATGAAGTGATAGAAGCCAAATCTAATCTGAGCTACGAGGAGCAGGCTGTGGCCAACACatacag gaCAATCAATACTTTGCTCCTTAACGAGCTTCCTCAGTTTAACGGTTTAGCTCTGCAGATGATCTGGAGCATGTTGGGGACGTTTAGCTGTCTGCATAAAGACCTCGCCTCAGACATGGAGCAACTCTTCCAGAGCTTTGCTCAGCAG ctgcctcacagCTCTCTCAGCCCTGGTGCATTCTGGGAGTGGGCGGGGTGTGCGGTGCTAGAAGGGGCGAGGAAGCTGGAGACTTTGTGTCGAAGTGTGGAGGACACGCTCAACGCACCTGCCATCCAG CCTCTGAGCCCATCCTCTCAGCGGCGTCTGAAGCAGCTAACAGACAAGCACGGTTCCGGAAAGATCTACCAGGTGATAGGGGCAGTTGTGGGCAGCCGCgacctggacctgaacctgGCCAAAGGGGAGCTGGTGGCCATGATCAGCGAGACTGACAGCAGTGGCGACAAGCGGAGATGGCTGGTCGATGCAGGAG GCAGAAGAGGCTACGCTCCTCCCGCGAAGCTGATTCGCTATCATCAGCCAACAGAGGACCCGCCCCCTTCACCACACCTGACCCTGCCAGAAGGCGTGACGGGAATCAGAAGACACTCCTACACACCTGAGAGCCGGACACTGACAGTGAGCCAGCCTTACATCCAG GTGGTGGCAGCCTATGACTTCACATCGAGAGGGAACCATGAAGTTTCTATTCGGGCCGGCGAGCCGGTCTGTGTTCTGGAGCCCCACGACAAACGAGGGAACCCTGAGTGGAGCCTGGTAGAGGTGAGAGGTGGGCAGAGAGGTTACGTACCCTCCAACTACCTCACAGTAATGCCTATGGGGGTGAGACCACTTGGCTTTTACCAGCCCTACTGa